In the Xiamenia xianingshaonis genome, one interval contains:
- a CDS encoding HAD family hydrolase, protein MKTPALSLRGVLFDLDGTLLDTHEAILVSMRHATREVLGAALPDDVLMRKVGQPLEAQMVDFTDDVEKQKELLDVYRAYNHRVHDELVQAFPGTREMLEALRGAGMRLGVVTSKRHWLASHGLELFGLDGFFSVLIGSDDFPEHKPAPGPVLHGCRQLGVGPESCLYVGDSPFDIQAGNGAGCPTAAALWGMFPRSVLARENPTFLCTTRSDVVSIADL, encoded by the coding sequence ATGAAAACCCCCGCTCTGTCTTTGCGCGGCGTGCTGTTCGATTTGGACGGCACGCTGCTCGACACCCACGAAGCCATCCTGGTGAGCATGCGCCACGCGACGCGCGAAGTGCTCGGGGCGGCGCTGCCCGACGACGTGCTGATGCGCAAGGTGGGCCAGCCGCTGGAAGCTCAGATGGTCGACTTCACCGACGACGTGGAGAAGCAAAAAGAGCTGCTCGACGTGTATCGCGCGTACAACCACCGCGTGCATGACGAGCTGGTGCAGGCGTTTCCCGGCACGCGCGAAATGCTCGAAGCGCTGCGCGGGGCGGGGATGCGCCTGGGCGTGGTGACGTCGAAGCGGCATTGGCTGGCGTCCCACGGATTGGAGCTGTTCGGGCTGGACGGGTTCTTCAGCGTGCTGATCGGGTCTGACGACTTTCCCGAGCACAAGCCGGCGCCGGGGCCGGTGCTGCACGGCTGCCGGCAGCTGGGCGTCGGCCCCGAAAGCTGTCTGTACGTGGGCGACAGCCCCTTCGACATACAGGCCGGCAACGGCGCCGGATGCCCCACCGCGGCGGCCCTGTGGGGCATGTTCCCTCGCAGCGTCCTTGCGCGCGAGAACCCCACGTTCCTCTGTACCACCAGGTCAGACGTGGTATCGATCGCGGATTTGTAA
- a CDS encoding proline--tRNA ligase, which translates to MSTDILRMSELYAPTLKETPTDAEIASHQLLLRAGFIRKTASGIYTFLPLGYKVIKKIENIVREEMDAIGSQEILMPVLQPAELWHESGRWNDYGPELMRLCDRHDHDVCLGPTHEELIVALVRNELRSYKQLPLTLYQIQVKFRDEIRPRFGLLRSREFIMKDAYSYHTSQESLQQTYDDMMEAYGRICDRTGLDYRPVQADGGQIGGSVTCEFMALADAGEAELVYCSCGYAANTEAGECIAFPTVYDVPAMEKIATPGVHTIAELAEFLGIPETSTVKALSGKNDEGKLVVLFVPGDHEVNELKAARVAGGFSLLTDEDMEAYGLHKGSMGPVGLPEGAYVIADRSLQAVPKWVVGANEDGFHLVGAQPGVDFTVDEWADLSTVKPGDSCPECGLPLESARGIEVSQVFQLGDKYSRAMNATYMAEDGSEQPYIMGCYGVGISRTMAAIVEQHNDEHGISWPASVAPAHVCIVPLTVGDEDVQPVAEKLARDLAELGVEVVIDDRKERPGVKFADADLIGWPIQVVVGKRGLAEGNVEVKRRSTGERRDVSLTTLEEMVSFSKRNGADIPKVIASLRGMVEG; encoded by the coding sequence ATGAGCACTGACATCCTTCGCATGAGCGAGCTGTACGCCCCCACGCTGAAAGAAACGCCCACCGATGCGGAAATCGCGAGCCACCAGCTGCTGCTGCGCGCCGGCTTCATCCGCAAGACGGCGTCGGGCATCTACACGTTCTTGCCGCTCGGCTACAAGGTGATCAAGAAGATCGAGAACATCGTGCGCGAGGAAATGGACGCCATCGGCAGCCAGGAAATCCTCATGCCGGTGCTGCAGCCGGCGGAGCTCTGGCACGAAAGCGGCCGCTGGAACGACTACGGCCCGGAGCTCATGCGCCTGTGCGACCGTCACGACCACGACGTGTGCCTCGGCCCCACCCACGAAGAGCTCATCGTGGCGCTGGTGCGCAACGAGCTGCGCTCCTACAAGCAGCTGCCGCTCACGCTGTACCAAATTCAGGTCAAGTTCCGCGACGAGATCCGCCCGCGCTTCGGGCTTTTGCGCAGCCGCGAGTTCATCATGAAGGACGCGTACAGCTACCACACCTCGCAGGAATCGCTGCAGCAGACCTACGACGACATGATGGAAGCCTACGGGCGCATCTGCGACCGCACCGGCCTTGACTACCGCCCGGTCCAGGCCGACGGCGGGCAGATCGGCGGCTCGGTGACCTGCGAATTCATGGCGCTCGCCGATGCGGGCGAGGCCGAGCTGGTCTACTGCAGCTGCGGTTATGCGGCCAACACCGAAGCCGGCGAATGCATCGCGTTCCCGACGGTCTACGACGTGCCGGCCATGGAAAAGATCGCCACGCCCGGCGTGCACACCATCGCCGAGCTGGCCGAATTCTTGGGAATCCCCGAAACGTCGACGGTCAAGGCGCTGTCGGGCAAAAACGACGAAGGCAAGCTCGTCGTGCTGTTCGTCCCCGGCGACCACGAGGTCAACGAGCTGAAGGCCGCCCGCGTTGCCGGCGGCTTTTCCCTGCTCACGGACGAGGACATGGAAGCGTACGGCCTGCACAAGGGCTCCATGGGCCCGGTGGGCCTGCCCGAAGGCGCCTATGTCATCGCCGACCGCAGCTTGCAGGCGGTGCCCAAGTGGGTCGTCGGCGCGAACGAGGACGGCTTCCACCTGGTAGGCGCCCAGCCCGGCGTCGACTTCACGGTGGACGAGTGGGCCGACCTTTCCACGGTGAAGCCCGGCGACAGCTGCCCTGAATGCGGCCTGCCGCTCGAAAGCGCCCGCGGCATCGAAGTGTCGCAGGTGTTCCAGCTGGGAGACAAGTACTCCCGCGCGATGAACGCCACCTACATGGCCGAAGACGGCAGCGAGCAGCCCTACATCATGGGCTGCTACGGCGTGGGTATTTCGCGCACCATGGCCGCCATCGTCGAGCAGCACAACGACGAGCACGGCATTTCCTGGCCCGCGTCCGTTGCGCCGGCGCACGTGTGCATCGTTCCGCTGACGGTGGGTGACGAAGACGTGCAGCCGGTGGCCGAGAAGCTGGCGCGGGACCTCGCCGAGCTGGGCGTGGAAGTGGTCATCGACGACCGCAAGGAGCGCCCGGGCGTGAAGTTCGCCGACGCCGACCTCATCGGCTGGCCGATCCAGGTCGTTGTGGGCAAGCGCGGTCTGGCGGAAGGAAACGTCGAGGTCAAGCGGCGTTCGACCGGCGAGCGCCGGGACGTCAGCCTGACCACGCTGGAGGAAATGGTCTCGTTCTCGAAGCGCAACGGCGCAGACATCCCCAAGGTCATCGCCTCGTTGCGCGGCATGGTCGAGGGCTAG
- the ispG gene encoding flavodoxin-dependent (E)-4-hydroxy-3-methylbut-2-enyl-diphosphate synthase: MKSAKAPAPAQPREASARPGRPSERTRPVRVGGVTVGGGAPVAVQSMLNAPADDVAENLAQIDRLAEAGCEIVRMAIPRRDCLDAFEAVCAASPLPVVADIHFDPLIAIEAARRGAAKLRINPGNIGGLDAAVPVLEAARQAGIPIRIGVNAGSLDAGLAARDDLTLPEKLAQSAVDYVRFCEGQGFADLVVSAKAHDVMTTVRTYRLLAAQLPHVPLHIGVTEAGTAFQGVIKSAAGLGILLEEGIGDTLRISLTDDPVQEIRACWTLLSALDLRRRNPELISCPTCGRCQVNLIELARQVEERISTLNKPLKVAVMGCVVNGPGEARDADIGVACGNGSGIVFSQGKTVRKVSEEAIVDALMEEIGTL, encoded by the coding sequence GTGAAAAGCGCCAAGGCGCCCGCCCCGGCGCAACCTCGGGAAGCCTCTGCGCGTCCGGGGCGCCCGAGCGAGCGCACGCGTCCCGTGCGCGTCGGCGGCGTGACCGTCGGCGGCGGGGCTCCCGTGGCTGTGCAGTCGATGCTCAACGCGCCGGCCGACGACGTGGCCGAAAACCTCGCGCAGATCGACCGTTTGGCTGAGGCCGGCTGCGAAATCGTGCGCATGGCCATTCCACGGCGCGACTGCCTGGACGCGTTCGAGGCCGTGTGCGCCGCTTCGCCGCTGCCGGTCGTCGCCGACATCCACTTCGACCCGCTCATCGCCATCGAGGCCGCCCGGCGCGGCGCGGCCAAGCTGCGCATCAACCCCGGCAACATCGGCGGGCTGGACGCTGCCGTCCCCGTGCTGGAAGCGGCGCGGCAGGCGGGCATTCCCATCCGCATCGGGGTGAACGCCGGCTCGCTCGACGCCGGCCTGGCCGCCCGCGACGACCTGACGCTTCCCGAAAAGCTTGCGCAGTCGGCCGTCGACTACGTGCGCTTCTGCGAAGGCCAGGGCTTTGCCGATCTGGTGGTCAGCGCGAAGGCTCACGACGTCATGACCACGGTGCGCACGTACCGCCTGCTGGCGGCCCAGCTGCCGCACGTGCCGCTGCACATTGGCGTCACCGAGGCCGGCACCGCGTTCCAGGGCGTCATCAAATCGGCCGCTGGCCTGGGCATTCTGCTGGAGGAAGGCATCGGCGACACGCTGCGCATCTCGCTGACCGACGACCCCGTCCAAGAAATCCGCGCGTGCTGGACGCTGCTTTCCGCGCTTGACCTGCGCCGCCGCAACCCCGAGCTCATCAGCTGCCCCACGTGTGGCCGCTGCCAAGTTAACCTCATCGAACTTGCGCGCCAGGTCGAGGAGCGCATCAGCACGCTGAACAAGCCGCTCAAAGTGGCGGTCATGGGCTGCGTCGTGAACGGCCCGGGCGAGGCGCGCGACGCCGACATCGGCGTGGCCTGCGGAAACGGGTCTGGCATTGTGTTTTCTCAGGGAAAAACCGTTCGCAAGGTGTCTGAAGAGGCCATTGTGGACGCATTGATGGAAGAGATAGGAACCTTATGA